In Oncorhynchus tshawytscha isolate Ot180627B linkage group LG28, Otsh_v2.0, whole genome shotgun sequence, a genomic segment contains:
- the LOC112226371 gene encoding uncharacterized protein LOC112226371 encodes MGPIKEVDMVPVKVVDIIEREADGRELLSNEVQAIIIDHVVNRDLTMAEPVREVWEKWRERLPYLYNPGPVTVDEQLVPFRGRSPFWQYMSSKPAKYGIKIWVAQSSYAWKMPVYTGKLTSGGPEKNQGMQVVLDVTDGLTGHNVTAPLALLATRGREAFSSKFAFTPTTTLVSYLPKRNKSVVLLSTLHKTAEISDREDRKPAIILDYNHNKGGVDNLDKVIGTYSCRRM; translated from the exons atgggccctatCAAAGAGGTGGACATGGTCCCTGTGAAAGTGGTGGACATCATAGAGAGGGAGGCAGACGGCAGGGAACTGTTGTCTAACGAAGTCCAGGCCATCATCATTGACCATGTGGTAAACAGAGACCTTACCATGGCAGAGCCTGTCAG agaggtctgggagaagtggaggGAGCGTCTGCCATACCTCTACAACCCTGGGCCTGTAACAGTCGATGAGCAACTCGTTCCATTTAGGG GTCGCTCTCCTTTCTGGCAGTATATGTCCAGCAAGCCAGCAAAGTATGGCATTAAGATATGGGTGGCACAATCCAGCTATGCTTGGAAGATGCCAGTCTACACAGGGAAGCTGACCAGTGGAGGTCCGGAGAAAAACCAGGGGATGCAggttgtgcttgatgtgacagatggactgaCGGGACACAATGTCAC AGCTCCCCTTGCACTCCTTGCAACAAGGGgaagagaggccttctcatcaaagtttgccttcacccccaccaccactctggtttcttacctcccaaagaggaacaagagtgtggtcctcctgagcacactgcacaaaacggctgagatcagtgatcgtgaggacaggaagccagccatcatcctggactacaaccacaataaaggaggcgtggacaacctggacaaggtgattggaacttacagctgcaggaggatg